In the genome of Geotrypetes seraphini chromosome 14, aGeoSer1.1, whole genome shotgun sequence, one region contains:
- the LOC117347944 gene encoding olfactory receptor 5AP2-like, protein MEKMKGKNQTSLTEFILLGFSDLSKLQSLLFVVFLLMYILTLLGNISIITIIRMDPHLHTPMYYFLTNLSFVDLCYSSTITPKALADFRVKKSTTSLFECATQLYMFGILATAESLLLIVMAYDRYMAICNPLLYTVVITRRVCIRLVFSVYMISIVYSLIQTGNIFSMTFCGSNEIKHFYCDIPPLLKLSCYDTFFNEMVLSILAGIISVIIITSLVLSYSCIISAILRIRSPEGRHKAFSTCASHCFSVILFFGTLIFIYVIPSSHFSMYINRVVSVVYTMVIPMVNPMIYSLRNNDVKEALRKLLGKKGFC, encoded by the coding sequence ATGGAGAAAATGAAAGGCAAAAACCAAACCTCTCTGACCGAATTCATCCTGTTAGGATTTTCTGACCTTTCCAAGCTGCAGAGTTTACTTTTCGTTGTGTTTTTGCTCATGTATATTCTCACTCTACTGGGAAACATCAGCATCATCACGATAATTAGAATGGATCCTCATCTTCATACTCCCATGTACTATTTTCTGACTAATTTATCATTTGTAGATCTCTGTTACTCCTCCACAATTACTCCAAAGGCTTTAGCTGACTTCAGAGTCAAGAAAAGCACCACCTCCCTTTTCGAATGTGCTACACAGCTGTATATGTTTGGAATTCTGGCAACTGCTGAGAGTCTTTTGTTGATAGTAATGGCGTATGATCGTTACATGGCAATATGTAACCCATTGCTTTATACTGTCGTAATAACAAGGAGAGTTTGTATCCGACTTGTGTTCAGTGTGTATATGATTAGCATAGTATATTCATTAATACAAACAGGTAATATATTTTCTATGACTTTCTGTGGATCAAATGAAATCAAGCATTTCTATTGTGACATCCCTCCACTTTTAAAACTCTCCTGCTATGATACCTTTTTTAATGAGATGGTGCTGTCTATTCTCGCTGGTATTATTTCTGTTATAATCATTACTTCACTAGTTCTCTCATACAGTTGTATTATCTCTGCAATCCTGAGAATCCGCTCGCCAGAGGGCAGACACAAAGCGTTCTCCACTTGTGCATCTCACTGCTTctcagtgattttattttttgggaCTCTAATCTTTATATACGTAATCCCAAGTTCCCATTTCTCTATGTACATAAATCGTGTGGTTTCTGTAGTGTACACAATGGTAATCCCTATGGTAAATCCCATGATCTACAGCCTCAGGAACAATGATGTGAAAGAAGCACTAAGAAAACTCTTGGGGAAAAAAGGGTTTTGTTAA